One Antarctobacter heliothermus DNA segment encodes these proteins:
- the putA gene encoding bifunctional proline dehydrogenase/L-glutamate gamma-semialdehyde dehydrogenase PutA produces MSKDQMTDLRARIDALTYADEGETLARLRTEADLDAAARGQITTRAAQLVRDIRGSTRPGLMEVFLAEYGLSTEEGVALMCLAEALLRVPDAATIDALIEDKIAPSDWSKHLGHSTSPLVNASTWALMLTGKVLEDTKPGPVGHLRGAIKRLGEPVIRTAVGRAMREMGAQFVLGESIGAAMKRGSAMEAKGYSYSYDMLGEAARTEADARRYFDAYARAITAIATAAKSDATRDNPGISVKLSALHPRYDELQADTAREALVPRLRALCLQAKQARIGLNVDAEEADRLSLSLDVIEDVLSDPALAGWEGFGVVVQAYGQRAGAVIDYLYALAEQHDRRIMFRLVKGAYWDTEIKRAQVAGLPGFPVFTSKSNTDVSYIANARKLLSKTDRIYPQFATHNAHTVAAILHMADDLKAFEFQRLHGMGETLHRLVKEQNGTRCRIYAPVGAHRDLLAYLVRRLLENGANSSFVNQIVDEDAAPETVAADPFNATPAQSLTTGPDLFQPERPNSQGLDLRHRPTITALDKARGAFRDTSWSAAPMVGTDLTAGQTEGVFNPADPSDKVGEVTWATADLARAAAEAAHPWDVSPAERARILNAAADLYEAHQAEIFAILHREAGKNMLDAVAELREAVDFLRYYAARGQDGTDTPLGTMVCISPWNFPLAIFTGQISAALAAGNAVLAKPAEQTPLISALACRLLAQAGVPSTALQLLPGAGDVGAALTSAPQVDGVAFTGSTETAQLIHRSMAANLAPGAPLIAETGGLNAMIVDSTALPEQAVQAIIESAFQSAGQRCSALRCLYVQEDVAEGFLEMLKGAMQTLVVGNPWDAATDVGPVIDLEAQNGILDHVTQASREGRVLQQVAVPATGHFVPPTLIRVNGIADMEREIFGPVLHVATFKARELDKVIDAINATGYGLTFGLMTRIDDRVQHVTTRVAAGNIYVNRNQIGAIVGSQPFGGEGLSGTGPKAGGPLYLERFRAHPAQRSDAASKGRHNTAAVMARLAEAKSAPAPSRTDLPGPTGESNVLHSHARPPVLCLGPGLERALAQVETVTKLGGVAVIAECATVDALKEATGFSGAIWWGDDASARAYRQALAARPGPILPLITGLPDQSHVRAERHVCVDTTAAGGNAALLAGQDG; encoded by the coding sequence ATGTCCAAGGACCAGATGACCGACCTGCGCGCGCGCATCGACGCGCTGACCTATGCGGATGAGGGCGAAACCCTCGCCCGTTTGCGCACTGAGGCCGATCTTGACGCCGCCGCCCGCGGCCAGATCACGACCCGCGCGGCGCAGTTGGTCCGTGACATTCGTGGCAGCACCCGCCCCGGTTTGATGGAGGTCTTCCTTGCCGAATACGGCCTGTCAACCGAAGAGGGTGTCGCGCTCATGTGTCTGGCAGAGGCGCTGTTGCGGGTGCCGGATGCCGCCACCATCGACGCGCTGATCGAGGACAAGATCGCGCCGTCCGACTGGTCCAAACACCTTGGCCATTCCACCTCACCGCTGGTCAACGCCTCGACATGGGCGCTGATGCTGACAGGCAAGGTTCTGGAAGATACCAAGCCGGGGCCCGTCGGCCACTTGCGCGGGGCCATCAAACGTCTCGGAGAGCCGGTGATCCGCACCGCCGTGGGCCGCGCCATGCGCGAGATGGGGGCCCAGTTTGTCCTTGGCGAGAGCATCGGTGCCGCAATGAAACGCGGCTCAGCGATGGAGGCGAAAGGCTACAGCTATTCCTACGACATGCTGGGTGAGGCCGCCCGGACAGAGGCCGACGCCCGGCGCTATTTCGATGCCTATGCCCGCGCGATCACCGCCATTGCCACTGCCGCCAAGTCGGATGCGACACGCGACAATCCCGGCATCTCAGTCAAGCTGTCCGCCCTGCACCCACGCTATGACGAACTGCAGGCCGACACCGCGCGTGAAGCCCTTGTTCCCCGCCTGCGCGCCCTGTGCCTGCAAGCCAAACAGGCCCGCATCGGCCTGAACGTCGACGCTGAAGAGGCCGACCGCCTTTCGCTGTCGCTCGACGTGATAGAGGACGTTCTGTCCGATCCGGCACTGGCAGGCTGGGAGGGTTTTGGAGTGGTTGTCCAAGCCTACGGTCAGCGCGCGGGCGCTGTCATCGACTACCTGTACGCGCTTGCCGAACAGCATGACCGCCGGATCATGTTCCGCCTCGTGAAAGGTGCCTACTGGGACACCGAGATCAAGCGCGCGCAGGTCGCAGGGCTTCCGGGGTTCCCGGTATTCACCTCGAAATCCAACACCGACGTCTCCTACATCGCCAACGCGCGCAAGCTGTTGTCCAAGACGGACCGCATCTATCCGCAGTTCGCCACCCACAACGCCCACACCGTCGCCGCCATCCTGCACATGGCAGACGACCTAAAGGCCTTTGAATTCCAGCGCCTTCACGGCATGGGGGAAACCCTGCACCGGCTGGTCAAGGAGCAAAACGGCACCCGTTGCCGCATCTATGCGCCGGTCGGCGCGCACCGTGATCTGCTGGCCTACCTCGTGCGCCGCCTGCTGGAAAACGGGGCCAACTCCAGCTTTGTGAACCAGATCGTCGATGAGGATGCCGCGCCTGAAACCGTCGCCGCCGATCCGTTCAACGCAACGCCCGCTCAATCCCTGACCACCGGCCCGGACCTGTTCCAGCCAGAGCGCCCCAATTCGCAGGGCCTCGACCTGCGCCACCGTCCGACCATCACCGCGCTTGATAAGGCGCGCGGCGCGTTCCGCGACACCAGTTGGAGCGCCGCGCCAATGGTCGGCACCGACCTCACCGCAGGCCAGACCGAGGGGGTCTTCAACCCCGCCGATCCCTCCGACAAGGTTGGTGAGGTCACATGGGCCACCGCCGATCTGGCCCGCGCCGCCGCCGAGGCCGCCCACCCTTGGGATGTCTCTCCAGCAGAACGCGCGCGCATCCTGAACGCCGCCGCCGATCTGTATGAGGCGCATCAGGCAGAAATCTTTGCCATCTTGCACCGCGAGGCGGGCAAGAACATGCTCGACGCCGTGGCCGAACTGCGCGAGGCAGTGGATTTCCTGCGCTACTACGCAGCGCGCGGACAAGACGGCACGGACACGCCGCTGGGCACAATGGTCTGCATCTCACCGTGGAACTTCCCGCTGGCGATCTTCACCGGACAGATTTCCGCAGCCCTTGCCGCAGGCAACGCAGTGCTGGCCAAACCCGCCGAACAGACTCCGCTGATCTCTGCCCTTGCCTGCCGCCTGCTGGCGCAGGCAGGCGTGCCGTCCACCGCGCTGCAACTGCTGCCCGGTGCCGGAGACGTGGGTGCGGCGCTGACCTCTGCCCCGCAGGTCGATGGCGTCGCCTTCACCGGCTCGACCGAGACCGCGCAACTGATCCACCGCAGCATGGCGGCAAACCTCGCCCCCGGCGCGCCGCTGATCGCGGAGACCGGCGGGTTGAACGCCATGATCGTCGACAGCACCGCCCTGCCGGAACAGGCTGTACAGGCAATCATCGAATCTGCCTTTCAGTCCGCCGGGCAGCGCTGTTCGGCGCTGCGGTGCCTCTATGTGCAGGAGGACGTGGCCGAGGGGTTCCTTGAGATGCTCAAAGGCGCGATGCAGACGCTGGTCGTGGGCAACCCGTGGGACGCCGCCACCGATGTCGGCCCAGTCATCGACCTTGAGGCGCAGAACGGCATCCTCGACCATGTCACCCAAGCCTCACGCGAGGGGCGCGTCCTGCAACAGGTCGCCGTGCCCGCCACTGGCCACTTTGTGCCCCCGACCCTGATCCGCGTGAACGGTATCGCCGATATGGAGCGGGAAATCTTTGGCCCCGTGCTACACGTCGCCACCTTCAAGGCGCGCGAGTTGGACAAGGTCATCGACGCGATCAACGCCACCGGCTACGGGCTGACCTTTGGTCTGATGACCCGGATCGACGACCGGGTGCAGCACGTCACCACGCGCGTCGCGGCGGGCAACATCTACGTCAACCGTAACCAGATCGGCGCGATCGTGGGCAGCCAGCCCTTTGGCGGCGAGGGCCTGTCCGGCACCGGCCCCAAAGCGGGCGGGCCGCTCTACCTTGAACGCTTCCGCGCGCACCCCGCGCAGCGCAGCGATGCGGCCTCCAAGGGCAGACACAATACCGCTGCCGTCATGGCGCGGCTGGCAGAGGCCAAATCTGCCCCCGCGCCCAGCCGCACCGACCTGCCCGGACCAACAGGTGAATCGAACGTGCTGCACAGCCATGCCCGCCCCCCGGTGCTGTGCCTTGGCCCCGGTCTGGAACGGGCCTTGGCGCAGGTCGAGACGGTGACAAAACTTGGCGGCGTTGCAGTCATCGCCGAATGCGCCACAGTCGATGCCCTGAAAGAGGCGACAGGGTTCTCCGGCGCAATCTGGTGGGGCGACGATGCCTCGGCCCGTGCCTACCGTCAGGCGCTTGCCGCGCGCCCCGGACCAATCCTGCCGCTGATCACGGGCCTGCCGGATCAGAGCCACGTCCGCGCGGAACGCCATGTTTGCGTCGACACCACCGCAGCAGGGGGCAACGCCGCGCTTCTGGCCGGTCAGGACGGTTAA
- a CDS encoding Lrp/AsnC family transcriptional regulator, whose protein sequence is MQTEESSLDRFDRAILAELAVEARVSVTELARRIGLSKSPTQTRLRRLEETGFIRGYRAVLDPIRLGLDHVAFVEVRMVDTREATLARFNAAVAAIPEIEQAHLIAGNFDYLLKVRTQDMPSYRQVLAEKVSTLPGVSSTSTFVAMEAVKEDVIADVT, encoded by the coding sequence ATGCAAACGGAAGAATCGAGTCTTGATCGCTTTGACCGGGCGATTCTGGCCGAGCTGGCGGTAGAGGCACGGGTTTCGGTGACGGAACTGGCGCGCCGCATCGGTTTGTCAAAGTCCCCGACCCAGACGCGACTACGCCGGTTGGAGGAGACGGGGTTCATCCGGGGATATCGGGCGGTGCTGGACCCGATCCGGCTGGGCCTGGATCACGTTGCCTTTGTCGAGGTCCGCATGGTGGACACGCGAGAGGCGACATTGGCCCGCTTCAATGCCGCCGTCGCGGCCATTCCGGAAATCGAACAGGCGCATCTGATCGCGGGCAATTTTGACTACCTGCTCAAGGTGCGCACGCAGGACATGCCCAGTTACCGCCAAGTGCTGGCCGAAAAGGTCTCGACCCTGCCGGGGGTATCGTCGACATCAACCTTTGTGGCGATGGAGGCGGTCAAGGAAGACGTTATCGCGGATGTGACTTGA
- a CDS encoding tetratricopeptide repeat protein gives MLFAPPVLADGCPTAPDHRAEMDPLYQALLTAPDEMTARLITNEMWGYWDNAPDEASQSMLDEAMRARFDFVFALERLDALIGYCPFYAEGYNQRAFVNFLREDFEAALPDLERALELNPRHVGALSGRAVTLIALGRDDAAQVALRAALAVNPWLPERALLKSPVGDDL, from the coding sequence ATGTTGTTTGCGCCGCCGGTTCTGGCGGATGGCTGTCCCACCGCTCCGGATCATCGCGCCGAAATGGACCCGCTCTATCAGGCCTTGCTGACCGCCCCAGATGAGATGACAGCCCGGCTGATCACCAACGAAATGTGGGGTTATTGGGACAATGCACCGGATGAGGCCAGCCAGTCGATGCTGGATGAGGCGATGCGCGCGCGGTTCGATTTTGTTTTCGCGCTGGAGCGATTGGATGCGCTGATCGGCTACTGCCCGTTTTACGCCGAAGGGTACAATCAGCGGGCCTTTGTCAATTTTCTGCGTGAGGATTTTGAGGCCGCATTGCCGGATCTGGAACGCGCGTTAGAGCTGAACCCACGCCATGTGGGGGCCCTGTCTGGTCGAGCGGTGACGCTGATTGCGCTGGGCCGTGACGACGCGGCACAAGTCGCCTTGCGCGCGGCTTTGGCTGTGAACCCGTGGTTACCGGAGCGGGCACTGTTGAAGTCGCCCGTTGGGGATGATCTCTGA
- the irrA gene encoding iron response transcriptional regulator IrrA: protein MSEAMERGKDWLGRSDLRPTRQRVALAALLVGDGKNRHVTAESLFASAKDSGEQVSLATVYNTLKAFCEAGLMQEVTVDGSRSYFDTNTHDHPHFFWEDQGALTDAPAEQLQITRLPEAPEGSEIASVEVVIRLRRKTTG from the coding sequence ATGTCCGAGGCAATGGAACGCGGAAAAGACTGGTTGGGACGCAGCGATCTGCGCCCCACACGTCAGCGTGTCGCCTTGGCCGCCCTGCTGGTCGGCGACGGCAAGAACCGCCACGTCACCGCCGAAAGCCTCTTTGCCTCCGCCAAAGACAGCGGGGAACAGGTATCGCTAGCGACCGTCTATAACACGCTCAAGGCGTTCTGTGAGGCGGGCCTGATGCAAGAGGTGACGGTGGACGGCTCGCGCAGTTATTTTGACACCAACACCCACGACCACCCGCATTTCTTCTGGGAGGATCAGGGCGCGCTGACCGACGCCCCGGCCGAACAGTTGCAGATCACCCGCCTGCCCGAAGCGCCCGAAGGGTCCGAGATCGCCTCTGTCGAGGTGGTGATCCGCCTGCGTCGCAAGACAACCGGCTGA
- the fabA gene encoding bifunctional 3-hydroxydecanoyl-ACP dehydratase/trans-2-decenoyl-ACP isomerase, with amino-acid sequence MADYPTSFGKDDLLKCARGELFGPGNAQLPEPPMLMMDRITEISGDAGLHGKGHVLAEFDITPDLWFFDCHFPGNPIMPGCLGLDGLWQLTGFNLGWRGWQGRGYALGVGEVKLKGMVRPDRKMLTYKVDFTKAIQTRRLTMGVADGIVEADGEVIYEVKDMKVALSEN; translated from the coding sequence ATGGCCGACTATCCCACCAGCTTTGGCAAGGACGACCTTCTGAAATGCGCACGCGGTGAGCTGTTCGGGCCGGGCAATGCCCAGCTGCCCGAGCCGCCGATGTTGATGATGGACCGGATCACCGAGATTTCGGGCGATGCGGGCCTGCATGGCAAGGGGCATGTGCTGGCCGAGTTCGATATCACGCCGGACCTGTGGTTCTTTGACTGTCATTTTCCGGGCAATCCGATCATGCCGGGCTGTCTGGGTCTGGACGGTTTGTGGCAGCTGACGGGCTTTAATCTGGGCTGGCGCGGCTGGCAGGGGCGGGGCTATGCGCTGGGCGTGGGCGAGGTCAAGCTGAAGGGAATGGTCCGGCCCGACCGGAAGATGCTGACTTATAAGGTGGACTTCACCAAGGCGATCCAGACCCGGCGGCTGACCATGGGGGTCGCGGACGGGATCGTGGAGGCCGATGGAGAGGTCATCTATGAGGTCAAGGACATGAAGGTCGCGCTCAGCGAGAACTGA
- the fabB gene encoding beta-ketoacyl-ACP synthase I, translated as MRRVVVTGLGIVSSIGNSAEEVLASLKAGRSGITANAQMQEHGFRSQIAGAINLDVAEHIDKRTLRFMGPGAAYAYIAMGQAIADAGLEESDVVNPRTGLVAGSGGPSTSAMLTAHQTVLKTGATKRVGPFAVPKCMCSTVSANLSTAYKIKGINYSITSACSTSLHCIGNAAEQIMMGKQDVMFAGGGEELDWTLSCLFDAMGAMSSKYNDTPEQASRAFDKDRDGFVIGAGGGMLVLEELEHARARGAKIYAEVTGYGATSDGADMVAPSGEGGERAMRIALSTLPEGRKVSYINAHGTSTPVGDVGEIEAVRRVFGEGTTPPVSSTKSMTGHSQGATGAQEAIYCLLALKHDFIIPSINVQTLDPALKPAEIATELVENAGLDSVMTNSFGFGGTNGSMVLSKFHD; from the coding sequence ATGCGCCGCGTCGTCGTTACAGGGCTTGGGATCGTTTCGAGTATCGGGAATTCTGCGGAGGAGGTTCTGGCCTCGCTCAAGGCAGGCAGGTCCGGCATCACCGCCAATGCGCAGATGCAGGAACACGGCTTTCGCAGTCAGATCGCGGGGGCCATCAATCTGGATGTGGCCGAGCATATCGACAAGCGGACGCTGCGTTTCATGGGGCCGGGGGCGGCCTATGCCTATATCGCCATGGGCCAAGCCATCGCGGATGCGGGGCTGGAAGAGTCCGACGTTGTGAACCCACGCACCGGCCTTGTGGCCGGATCGGGCGGTCCGTCGACCAGTGCCATGTTGACTGCGCATCAAACGGTGCTGAAGACGGGTGCGACCAAGCGGGTCGGCCCCTTTGCAGTGCCCAAGTGCATGTGCTCGACCGTGAGCGCGAACCTGTCGACTGCGTATAAGATCAAGGGCATCAACTATTCGATCACCTCGGCCTGTTCGACCTCTTTGCATTGCATCGGCAACGCGGCAGAGCAGATCATGATGGGCAAGCAGGACGTGATGTTCGCGGGCGGCGGCGAGGAGTTGGACTGGACCCTGTCGTGCCTGTTTGACGCGATGGGCGCGATGTCTTCGAAATACAATGACACGCCAGAGCAGGCGAGCCGCGCCTTTGACAAAGATCGCGACGGATTTGTGATCGGGGCTGGCGGCGGCATGCTGGTGCTGGAAGAGTTGGAGCACGCCCGCGCGCGCGGGGCCAAGATCTACGCCGAAGTGACCGGCTATGGTGCGACCTCGGACGGGGCGGACATGGTGGCGCCATCGGGCGAAGGCGGTGAGCGGGCGATGCGGATCGCGCTGTCGACGCTGCCCGAGGGGCGCAAGGTTAGCTATATCAACGCGCATGGCACCTCGACTCCCGTGGGCGACGTGGGGGAGATCGAGGCGGTGCGGCGCGTGTTCGGTGAGGGAACCACCCCGCCGGTGTCGTCGACCAAATCCATGACCGGCCACAGCCAGGGCGCGACCGGCGCGCAGGAGGCGATCTATTGCCTGCTGGCGTTGAAGCACGATTTCATCATCCCCTCGATCAATGTGCAGACGCTGGACCCGGCGTTGAAGCCTGCCGAGATCGCGACTGAGTTGGTCGAGAACGCGGGTCTGGATTCGGTCATGACCAATTCCTTTGGCTTTGGTGGCACCAACGGGTCTATGGTGTTGTCGAAGTTTCACGACTGA
- a CDS encoding enoyl-ACP reductase FabI, with amino-acid sequence MTLSLKGKRGLVMGVANERSIAWGIAKACHEAGAELAFTYQGEAFGKRLEPLAASVGSDFMVDVDVTDDASLDAAFDELGQRWDSVDFLVHAIAYSDKNELTGRFLNTSRANFKNSLDISVYSFIEVARRVHPLMTDGGTLLTLTYLGSQRVVPNYNVMGVAKAALEATTRYLANDLGPDGIRVNALSPGPMKTLAGAAIGGARRTYKHTGQNAPLRANATLEAVGGTAVWLLSDAGSCTTGEVIMVDGGYHVVGMPQLENL; translated from the coding sequence ATGACGTTGAGTCTGAAAGGCAAGCGCGGGCTTGTCATGGGTGTTGCGAACGAGCGGTCGATCGCATGGGGCATCGCCAAAGCCTGCCATGAGGCGGGCGCGGAACTGGCCTTTACCTATCAGGGAGAGGCGTTCGGCAAGCGGCTGGAGCCTTTGGCGGCCAGCGTCGGGTCGGATTTCATGGTCGACGTGGATGTGACGGATGATGCGTCGCTGGACGCGGCGTTTGATGAGTTGGGTCAGCGGTGGGACAGCGTGGATTTCCTTGTCCATGCGATTGCCTATTCGGACAAGAATGAGCTGACGGGGCGGTTTCTGAACACGTCGCGGGCGAACTTTAAGAACTCGCTGGATATTTCGGTGTATTCGTTCATCGAGGTGGCCCGGCGGGTGCATCCGCTGATGACGGACGGTGGCACGCTTTTGACGCTGACCTATCTGGGCAGCCAGCGGGTGGTGCCGAACTACAACGTCATGGGCGTGGCCAAGGCGGCGCTCGAGGCGACGACACGTTATCTGGCCAATGATCTGGGCCCGGATGGCATCCGCGTGAACGCGCTCAGCCCCGGACCGATGAAAACGCTGGCGGGGGCGGCCATCGGCGGCGCGCGGCGGACCTACAAGCACACCGGCCAGAATGCGCCTTTGCGGGCGAACGCCACGCTGGAGGCGGTGGGCGGCACGGCGGTCTGGCTGCTCTCGGATGCGGGCAGTTGCACCACGGGTGAGGTGATCATGGTGGACGGTGGCTATCACGTTGTGGGGATGCCGCAACTGGAGAACTTGTGA
- a CDS encoding flavodoxin reductase translates to MTHKITLQSIDTLTHNVHRLTFDKPEDYAYTPGQATDFALDRDGWREEQRPFSFTCLPDEDRLEFVIKSYPDHNGVTDQIGKMEPGDTALIGDPWGAIEDKGDGVFIAGGAGVTPFIAILRKKLEENGTLEGNTLLFSNQCERDIVMRNTFEAMEGLRCHWTVTEEKGSPLARGLIDADMLSGFVDPQKDICYICGPDAMVEAMPEELARLGVEQDQIVVEDFG, encoded by the coding sequence ATGACCCACAAGATCACCCTGCAAAGCATCGACACGCTGACCCATAACGTGCACCGGCTGACCTTTGATAAGCCGGAGGACTATGCCTACACGCCGGGGCAGGCGACAGATTTCGCGCTGGACCGCGACGGATGGCGCGAGGAACAGCGGCCTTTCTCCTTTACCTGTCTGCCTGATGAGGACCGACTGGAATTTGTCATCAAGTCGTACCCTGACCACAACGGCGTGACGGACCAGATCGGCAAGATGGAACCGGGCGACACTGCCCTGATTGGCGACCCGTGGGGCGCTATCGAGGACAAGGGCGATGGGGTCTTTATTGCCGGGGGCGCAGGCGTGACGCCCTTTATCGCGATCCTGCGCAAAAAGCTGGAGGAAAACGGCACGCTGGAGGGCAACACGCTGCTGTTCTCAAACCAGTGTGAGCGCGACATCGTCATGCGCAACACCTTTGAGGCGATGGAGGGGCTGCGCTGTCACTGGACGGTGACAGAGGAAAAAGGCAGCCCGCTGGCGCGCGGTCTGATCGACGCTGACATGCTGTCCGGGTTTGTCGATCCCCAAAAGGACATCTGCTATATCTGCGGTCCCGATGCGATGGTCGAGGCGATGCCCGAGGAACTGGCCAGGCTGGGCGTTGAGCAGGACCAGATTGTGGTTGAGGATTTCGGCTGA
- the miaB gene encoding tRNA (N6-isopentenyl adenosine(37)-C2)-methylthiotransferase MiaB, with translation MAPKKLYIKTYGCQMNVYDSERMAEAMGGEGYETTARPEDADMILLNTCHIREKAAEKVYSELGRYKGLKANKPDLKIGVAGCVAQAEGAEIMRRQPMVDLVVGPQSYHRLPDLLSRTHNGAKALDTDFPEEDKFDHLKARPKAKRGPTAFLTVQEGCDKFCAFCVVPYTRGAEVSRPADRVLTEARDLVERGVREITLLGQNVNAYHGHEGGLAGLIRALAEIDGLARIRFTTSHPNDMDDALIAAHGDCDKLMPYLHLPVQAGSDKILKRMNRSHTAEDYLRLIERLRATRPDLHLSGDFIVGFPEETEEDFQATMDLIAAVEYGSAFSFKYSERPGTPAAERPQVPEDEKDDRLQRLQALLTTQQRRLQDAMVGRDVHVMFEKPGRMPGQMVGKSEYLHAVHVESDAFSPGDIARIRIVSSGPNSLKGVVAPR, from the coding sequence ATGGCCCCGAAGAAACTGTATATCAAGACCTACGGCTGCCAGATGAACGTCTATGACAGCGAGCGCATGGCCGAGGCCATGGGCGGCGAGGGTTATGAGACGACCGCGCGCCCCGAAGATGCGGATATGATCCTGCTGAACACCTGTCACATCCGGGAAAAGGCGGCGGAAAAGGTTTATTCGGAACTGGGCCGCTACAAGGGGCTGAAGGCAAACAAGCCGGATCTGAAGATCGGCGTGGCGGGATGTGTGGCGCAGGCTGAGGGCGCAGAGATCATGCGCCGTCAACCGATGGTGGATCTGGTGGTCGGCCCGCAAAGCTATCACCGGTTGCCGGATCTGTTGTCGCGTACCCATAACGGCGCCAAGGCGCTGGACACGGATTTCCCGGAAGAGGACAAGTTCGACCACCTCAAGGCGCGGCCCAAGGCCAAGCGCGGGCCGACGGCGTTTTTGACCGTGCAGGAGGGCTGTGACAAGTTCTGCGCCTTTTGCGTGGTGCCCTATACGCGGGGGGCAGAGGTGTCGCGCCCGGCGGACCGGGTGCTGACAGAGGCGCGTGATCTGGTAGAGCGCGGCGTGCGTGAAATCACCCTTTTGGGCCAGAACGTGAATGCCTACCACGGCCATGAGGGCGGATTGGCGGGTCTGATCCGCGCCTTGGCCGAGATTGACGGGCTGGCGCGTATCCGGTTCACCACCTCGCACCCGAACGACATGGATGATGCGCTGATCGCGGCGCATGGCGACTGTGACAAGCTGATGCCTTATCTGCATCTGCCTGTGCAGGCGGGGTCGGACAAGATCCTGAAACGGATGAACCGGAGCCACACGGCCGAGGACTATTTGCGGTTGATCGAACGGCTGCGCGCAACGCGGCCCGATCTGCACCTGTCGGGCGATTTCATCGTCGGCTTTCCCGAAGAGACCGAAGAGGATTTTCAGGCCACGATGGATCTGATTGCGGCGGTGGAATATGGCTCGGCGTTTTCGTTCAAATATTCCGAACGGCCCGGCACCCCGGCGGCAGAGCGCCCACAGGTTCCCGAGGACGAAAAGGACGATCGCCTGCAACGGTTGCAGGCGTTGTTGACGACCCAGCAGCGCCGTTTGCAGGATGCGATGGTGGGCCGGGACGTGCACGTTATGTTCGAAAAGCCGGGCCGGATGCCCGGCCAGATGGTCGGAAAATCTGAATATCTGCACGCGGTTCACGTCGAATCCGACGCTTTTTCACCGGGTGATATCGCGCGAATCCGAATCGTTTCCAGTGGCCCCAACTCTCTGAAGGGGGTTGTTGCGCCGCGCTAA
- a CDS encoding OmpA family protein, whose product MAYRISKAIGAMALAALAGLSAVAPAVAGDADQNTPFISTQNTRTIKGEQYIPGIWVDPDGCEHWVMDDGVEGYMSPHTDRKGIPVCHRSNTCGVMNTDQFFATDSHRISKHGQARIADFFKSANAVGYVIAGHTDSRASDDYNIKLSYNRALAVARVARSVGANITDVRGYGERMPVATNKTATGMAKNRRVEILCFR is encoded by the coding sequence GTGGCTTATCGCATTTCCAAGGCCATCGGCGCGATGGCGCTTGCGGCCCTCGCTGGTCTGTCGGCCGTTGCGCCGGCAGTCGCCGGGGACGCTGACCAGAACACACCGTTCATCTCGACGCAAAACACCCGCACCATCAAGGGTGAGCAGTATATTCCGGGCATCTGGGTGGACCCGGATGGCTGTGAGCACTGGGTGATGGACGACGGGGTTGAGGGCTACATGAGCCCGCACACTGACCGCAAAGGCATCCCGGTTTGCCATCGCAGCAACACCTGCGGTGTCATGAACACCGATCAGTTTTTTGCCACCGACAGCCACCGCATCTCTAAACACGGTCAGGCGCGCATTGCCGATTTTTTCAAGTCGGCAAACGCCGTCGGCTATGTCATCGCCGGTCACACCGACAGCCGCGCATCAGATGATTACAACATCAAGTTGAGCTATAACCGTGCGCTGGCCGTGGCCAGGGTGGCCCGCTCTGTCGGGGCAAACATCACCGATGTGCGCGGCTATGGCGAACGGATGCCGGTCGCGACGAACAAGACTGCAACGGGCATGGCCAAGAACCGCCGTGTCGAAATCCTCTGCTTCCGGTAA